Part of the Maridesulfovibrio sp. genome, AGTCGCTGACATTTCCCTCGCTGACTGGGGTAACAAAGAAATGCAGCTTTCCGAGCGCGAAATGCCCGGTCTCATGTCTATCCGTGAAAAATACGGTAAAGAAAAGCCCCTTAAGGGCCTCAAAGTCATGGGTTCCCTGCACATGACCATCCAGACTGCAATGCTCATCGAGACCCTGCATGCTCTCGGTGCTGACATCCGCTGGGCTTCCTGCAACATTTTTTCCACTCAGGACCACGCTGCAGCTGCTATCGCAGCTAACGGCACTGCTAAAGTATTCGCATGGAAGGGTGAAACCCTCGAAGAATACTGGTGGTGCACCGAGCAGGCTCTGACCTGGCCTGACGGTTCCGGTCCCGACCTTATCGTTGACGACGGCGGCGACGCAACTCTGCTTATCCACCACGGTGTAAAAGCAGAAAAAGACGCTTCCATTCTCGATGAGAAGACCGACAACAAGGAATTCCAGTGCGTTCTGGATCGCCTGAAACTTTCCGTTGCTGAAACTCCCGGCAAATGGACTGCCATCGCAGGTAAAGTACGTGGTGTTTCCGAAGAAACAACCACCGGCGTACATCGCCTTTACCAGATGCAGGAAGCTGGCGAACTGCTCTTCCCCGCAATCAACGTTAACGACTCCGTTACCAAGTCCAAGTTCGACAACCTCTACGGTTGCCGCGAATCCCTTGCTGACGGCATCAAGCGCGCTACCGACGTAATGATCGCCGGTAAAGTCGTTGTTGTTGTCGGTTACGGTGATGTTGGTAAAGGTTGCGCCCAGTCCATGCGCGGCTTCGGTGCTCGTGTTCTCGTTACCGAGATCGACCCCATCTGCGCACTTCAGGCTGCAATGGAAGGTTTCGAAGTTTGTCCTATGGATAAGGCTGTTGAACGCGGTGATGTTTTTGTTACCTGCACCGGTAACTACCACGTAATCACCGGCGAGCACATTGCACGCATGAAAGATGAAGCAATCATCTGCAACATCGGTCACTTCGATAACGAAATCGAAATGGGCTACCTCGAAAACAACTCCAAGGCTGAAAAGATTGAAATCAAGCCTCAGGTTGATAAATGGGTTCTGGAATCCGGCAAGTCCGTTATCGTTCTTGCTGAAGGCCGCCTCGTAAACCTCGGTTGCGCTACCGGTCACCCCAGCTTCGTAATGTCCAACAGCTTCACCAACCAGGCTCTTGCACAGATCGACCTCGCACAGAATGACTACGAGCCTAAAGTAATGATCCTCTCCAAGAAACTCGACGAAGAAGTTGCAAGACTCCACCTCGAGCGTCTCGGTGTTGAACTTGATGTTCTCTCTAAAGAACAGGCCGACTACATCAGCGTTGCTGTTGAAGGTCCTTACAAGCCTGATCACTACCGCTACTAATCAGATTCCCTTCGGGGATGTTGATTTGAATATAAGATTCCGCAGTGCTTCGGTGCTGCGGAATTTTTTTTAATAGTGTTTTTCTTGAAAAAGAAGCGGGGTGTGGTTATATTTAGAATGGTGCGAATGCTATGGAGATATTGATATGAAAGTTATCAAAATAATGAAACGTTTCTTTTTCACTTTACAGGCAGCATTTCTTTTTCCATTCATTGCGAATTATGCCTCTAACCTAATTAGTTATACGGCTGCTAGTCATATGCTGATGTTCTGCTTTTTTGCAGATTATTTTATATTTGCAGTCAGGTTGGTCGATGCAGATGATATTAAATACACAAGATCAGAGCGTCTTAAGGCCATAATAGCTAGGTTTAAAGTTTCTTTTCCTGTGTTTATAAATATGAATATTGATAATCCTAACCAGAACCAGTTTTGGATTAATTTGACAATTTTAAGTTCTGCGTTGGGGGCTTTGTTGGGTGTTACTTTATACAAAATTATATCGCAGTAGAATCTTGGAATATGCGAGAGGATTTCAATATTCATATTGCCTCCCCCCACATTTCCCTTTACATTTGCC contains:
- the ahcY gene encoding adenosylhomocysteinase, with translation MLKVDPKLDYKVADISLADWGNKEMQLSEREMPGLMSIREKYGKEKPLKGLKVMGSLHMTIQTAMLIETLHALGADIRWASCNIFSTQDHAAAAIAANGTAKVFAWKGETLEEYWWCTEQALTWPDGSGPDLIVDDGGDATLLIHHGVKAEKDASILDEKTDNKEFQCVLDRLKLSVAETPGKWTAIAGKVRGVSEETTTGVHRLYQMQEAGELLFPAINVNDSVTKSKFDNLYGCRESLADGIKRATDVMIAGKVVVVVGYGDVGKGCAQSMRGFGARVLVTEIDPICALQAAMEGFEVCPMDKAVERGDVFVTCTGNYHVITGEHIARMKDEAIICNIGHFDNEIEMGYLENNSKAEKIEIKPQVDKWVLESGKSVIVLAEGRLVNLGCATGHPSFVMSNSFTNQALAQIDLAQNDYEPKVMILSKKLDEEVARLHLERLGVELDVLSKEQADYISVAVEGPYKPDHYRY